From a single Candidatus Synechococcus calcipolaris G9 genomic region:
- a CDS encoding peroxiredoxin, translating to MTECLRVGQSAPDFEATAVFDQEFKTLKLSDYRGKYVVLFFYPLDFTFVCPTEIIAFSDRHGEFAQLNTEVLGVSVDSQFSHLAWTQTDRKSGGVGDLKYPLVSDIKKEISAAYNVLTDDGISLRGLFIIDPEGIVQHATINNLSFGRSVDETLRTLQAIQYVQSHPDEVCPAGWQPGDKTMNPDPVKSKVYFEAVS from the coding sequence ATGACGGAATGTTTGCGTGTTGGACAGTCCGCCCCGGATTTTGAAGCCACTGCTGTCTTTGATCAAGAGTTTAAGACCCTGAAACTGTCGGATTATCGTGGCAAGTATGTGGTTTTGTTTTTCTATCCCTTGGATTTTACGTTTGTCTGTCCCACAGAAATTATTGCCTTTAGCGATCGCCACGGTGAATTTGCCCAATTAAACACCGAGGTTTTAGGGGTCTCAGTGGATAGTCAATTTTCCCACTTGGCCTGGACCCAAACCGATCGCAAATCAGGGGGTGTGGGTGATCTCAAATATCCCCTAGTGTCTGACATTAAAAAAGAAATCAGTGCGGCCTATAACGTTCTCACGGACGATGGCATTTCCCTGCGGGGGCTGTTCATTATCGATCCAGAGGGTATTGTTCAGCACGCCACCATTAATAATCTTTCCTTTGGCCGGAGTGTAGATGAAACCCTACGAACCCTCCAGGCCATTCAGTACGTCCAATCCCACCCCGATGAAGTCTGCCCAGCGGGTTGGCAGCCTGGGGATAAAACCATGAATCCGGATCCGGTGAAATCCAAGGTCTATTTTGAAGCGGTATCCTAG
- the cax gene encoding calcium/proton exchanger — MSLKRFISIGFLVFIPLSVAAEHFEWGALAVFFCAALGIIPLAIWLSTATEEVALATGPTIGGLLNAVFGNATELIIALVALRAGLVDIVKASITGTLIANLLLVLGLSMFLGGIRFKEQSFAPVVARVNSSSMTVAIAAILLPAMVIYTSEQVPDSAISQMSIIAAVIMIVVYVLTLLFSLKTHSYLYDVSQVELSEEMEAHHNSPPNLKVWIPVLVVATLGVAFQSEIFVGAVEEATEGLGLTPLFTGVILLPLVGGAAEYVTAVGVALKNNMDLSVSIAMGSSLLVALLVAPILVLIGQVIGQPMDLNFSAFEVVAVIISVVIANLISLDGRSNWLEGALLLATFGILGTAFYFHPV; from the coding sequence ATGTCACTGAAGCGGTTTATCTCCATTGGTTTTTTAGTCTTTATCCCCCTATCCGTTGCCGCCGAGCATTTTGAGTGGGGAGCTTTAGCTGTGTTTTTTTGTGCCGCCTTGGGTATTATTCCCCTGGCCATTTGGTTAAGTACGGCCACGGAGGAGGTTGCCCTAGCAACGGGCCCCACCATTGGTGGCTTACTGAATGCGGTTTTTGGGAATGCCACAGAGTTGATTATTGCCCTAGTGGCTCTGCGGGCCGGGTTGGTGGACATTGTTAAAGCCAGTATTACCGGAACCCTGATTGCCAATCTATTGCTAGTCCTGGGACTGTCGATGTTTTTGGGGGGAATTCGCTTCAAGGAGCAAAGTTTTGCCCCGGTGGTGGCACGGGTGAATAGTTCCTCGATGACGGTGGCGATCGCCGCGATTCTCTTGCCGGCCATGGTGATCTATACCTCTGAGCAGGTGCCGGACTCCGCCATCTCCCAGATGTCCATTATCGCCGCCGTGATCATGATTGTCGTCTATGTGCTAACCCTATTGTTTTCCCTGAAAACCCACAGCTACCTTTACGATGTCAGTCAAGTGGAACTCAGCGAGGAAATGGAAGCCCATCATAATAGCCCCCCCAACCTAAAGGTTTGGATTCCCGTCTTAGTCGTGGCCACCTTAGGGGTTGCCTTCCAGTCGGAAATTTTTGTGGGAGCCGTAGAAGAAGCCACAGAGGGACTAGGCTTAACGCCTCTGTTTACGGGGGTGATTTTATTACCCTTGGTGGGGGGAGCCGCTGAATATGTCACTGCGGTGGGGGTTGCCCTGAAAAATAATATGGATCTTTCGGTATCCATTGCCATGGGTTCGAGTCTGCTGGTGGCTCTTTTAGTTGCGCCGATATTGGTTTTAATTGGCCAAGTCATTGGTCAGCCCATGGATCTCAACTTCAGTGCCTTTGAAGTGGTCGCGGTAATTATTTCCGTGGTGATTGCTAACCTGATTAGCTTAGATGGCCGCTCCAATTGGTTAGAGGGGGCCCTCCTTTTAGCCACCTTTGGCATTTTGGGAACCGCGTTCTACTTTCACCCTGTCTAA